In the genome of Palaemon carinicauda isolate YSFRI2023 chromosome 15, ASM3689809v2, whole genome shotgun sequence, one region contains:
- the LOC137654164 gene encoding involucrin-like, with amino-acid sequence MRISNEQHVESDYEMKHHVESDFEMEHHVESNFEMEHRVESDFEMEHHVESDFEMEHRVESEFEKEHRVESDFEMEHRVESSFEMEHRVESEFEKEHHVESDFEMEHHVESNFEMEHRVESDFEMEHRVESNFEMEHRVESEFEKEHRVESEFEMEHRVESEFEKEHRVESEFEKEHPVESDFEMEHRVESSFEMEYRVESEFEKEHHVESDFEMEHRVESNFEMEHRVESEFEMEHHVESDYEMKHHVESDFEIEHHVESDFEMEHRVESNFEMEHRVESEFEKEHRVESEFEKEHHVESDFEMEHRVESDFEIEHRVESEFEMEHRVESDFEMEHRVESEFEKEHRVESEFEMEHHVESDFEMEHRVESSFEMEHRVESEFEKEHHVESDFEMEHRVESNFEMEHRVESEFEMEHHVESNFEMEHRVESNFEIEHHVESDFEMEHRVESNFEMEHRVESEFEMEHHVESDYEMKHHVESNFEMEHRVESDFEIEHHVESDFEMEHRVESNFEMEHRVESEFEMEHHVESDYEMKHHVESDFEIEHHVESDFEMEHRVESEFEMKHHVESDYEMKHHVESNFEMEHRVESDFEIEHHVESDFEMEHRVESNFEMEHRVESEFEMEHHVESDYEMKHHVESDFEIEHHVESDFEMEHRVESNFEMEHRVESEFEMEHRVESEFEKEHRVESDFEMEHRVESDFEIEHHVESDFEMEHRVESDFEMEHRVESEFEKEHPVESEFKKEHHVESDFEMEHRVESSFEMEHRVESEFEKEHHVESDFEMEHRVESNFEMEHRVESRV; translated from the coding sequence ATGAGGATTAGTAATGAGCAGCATGTGGAGTCAGATTATGAGATGAAGCACCATGTGGAGTCAGATTTTGAGATGGAGCACCATGTGGAGTCAAATTTTGAGATGGAGCACCGTGTGGAGTCAGATTTTGAGATGGAGCACCATGTGGAGTCAGATTTTGAGATGGAGCACCGTGTAGAGTCAGAGTTTGAGAAGGAGCACCGTGTGGAGTCAGATTTTGAGATGGAGCACCGTGTGGAGTCAAGTTTTGAGATGGAGCACCGTGTGGAGTCAGAGTTTGAGAAGGAGCACCATGTGGAGTCAGATTTTGAGATGGAGCACCATGTGGAGTCAAATTTTGAGATGGAGCACCGTGTGGAGTCAGATTTTGAGATGGAGCACCGTGTGGAGTCAAATTTTGAGATGGAGCACCGTGTGGAGTCAGAGTTTGAGAAGGAGCACCGTGTGGAGTCAGAGTTTGAGATGGAGCACCGTGTGGAGTCAGAGTTTGAGAAGGAGCACCGTGTGGAGTCAGAGTTTGAGAAGGAGCACCCTGTGGAGTCAGATTTTGAGATGGAGCACCGTGTGGAGTCAAGTTTTGAGATGGAGTACCGTGTGGAGTCAGAGTTTGAGAAGGAGCACCATGTGGAGTCAGATTTTGAGATGGAGCACCGTGTGGAGTCAAATTTTGAGATGGAGCACCGTGTGGAGTCAGAGTTTGAGATGGAGCACCATGTGGAGTCAGATTATGAGATGAAGCACCATGTGGAGTCAGATTTTGAGATAGAGCACCATGTGGAGTCAGATTTTGAGATGGAGCACCGTGTGGAGTCAAATTTTGAGATGGAGCACCGTGTGGAGTCAGAGTTTGAGAAGGAGCACCGTGTGGAGTCAGAGTTTGAGAAGGAGCACCATGTGGAGTCAGATTTTGAGATGGAGCACCGTGTGGAGTCAGATTTTGAGATAGAGCACCGTGTGGAGTCAGAGTTTGAGATGGAGCACCGTGTGGAGTCAGATTTTGAGATGGAGCACCGTGTGGAGTCAGAGTTTGAGAAGGAGCACCGTGTGGAGTCAGAGTTTGAGATGGAGCACCATGTGGAGTCAGATTTTGAGATGGAGCACCGTGTGGAGTCAAGTTTTGAGATGGAGCACCGTGTGGAGTCAGAGTTTGAGAAGGAGCACCATGTGGAGTCAGATTTTGAGATGGAGCACCGTGTGGAGTCAAATTTTGAGATGGAGCACCGTGTGGAGTCAGAGTTTGAGATGGAGCACCATGTGGAGTCAAATTTTGAGATGGAGCACCGTGTGGAGTCAAATTTTGAGATAGAGCACCATGTGGAGTCAGATTTTGAGATGGAGCACCGTGTGGAGTCAAATTTTGAGATGGAGCACCGTGTGGAGTCAGAGTTTGAGATGGAGCACCATGTGGAGTCAGATTATGAGATGAAGCACCATGTGGAGTCAAATTTTGAGATGGAGCACCGTGTGGAGTCAGATTTTGAGATAGAGCACCATGTGGAGTCAGATTTTGAGATGGAGCACCGTGTGGAGTCAAATTTTGAGATGGAGCACCGTGTGGAGTCAGAGTTTGAGATGGAGCACCATGTGGAGTCAGATTATGAGATGAAGCACCATGTGGAGTCAGATTTTGAGATAGAGCACCATGTGGAGTCAGATTTTGAGATGGAGCACCGTGTGGAGTCAGAGTTTGAGATGAAGCACCATGTGGAGTCAGATTATGAGATGAAGCACCATGTGGAGTCAAATTTTGAGATGGAGCACCGTGTGGAGTCAGATTTTGAGATAGAGCACCATGTGGAGTCAGATTTTGAGATGGAGCACCGTGTGGAGTCAAATTTTGAGATGGAGCACCGTGTGGAGTCAGAGTTTGAGATGGAGCACCATGTGGAGTCAGATTATGAGATGAAGCACCATGTGGAGTCAGATTTTGAGATAGAGCACCATGTGGAGTCAGATTTTGAGATGGAGCACCGTGTGGAGTCAAATTTTGAGATGGAGCACCGTGTGGAGTCAGAGTTTGAGATGGAGCACCGTGTGGAGTCAGAGTTTGAGAAGGAGCACCGTGTGGAGTCAGATTTTGAGATGGAGCACCGTGTGGAGTCAGATTTTGAGATAGAGCACCATGTGGAGTCAGATTTTGAGATGGAGCACCGTGTGGAGTCAGATTTTGAGATGGAGCACCGTGTGGAGTCAGAGTTTGAGAAGGAGCACCCTGTGGAGTCAGAGTTTAAGAAGGAGCACCATGTGGAGTCAGATTTTGAGATGGAGCACCGTGTGGAGTCAAGTTTTGAGATGGAGCACCGTGTGGAGTCAGAGTTTGAGAAGGAGCACCATGTGGAGTCAGATTTTGAGATGGAGCACCGTGTGGAGTCAAATTTTGAGATGGAGCACCGTGTGGAGTCAAGAGTTTGA